A genomic region of Stenotrophomonas sp. NA06056 contains the following coding sequences:
- a CDS encoding LysR family transcriptional regulator: MNLFESMQVYVLAVEKGSLSAAASALDISATMAGKHLRALEERLGMQLLSRTTRRQHMTAFGEAYYGRCREILRLVEETDAQAQHQHLAPAGKLRISAPVIFGTHALVPALSTYMDRYPEVSVELVLTDRVVELADEGFEAAIRIGTLADATHLVARPLSPYRLTLCAAPAYLARHGTPHSVQALRQHHCLSLDPAALSHWLGDEATSAGQLPSGRLQINNGEALRQAALQGLGIILQSSLLLAADIDDGGLVPLLPELGRRGRPMHVVYPHDRYHSTRLRSFVDFLIERFPYEAADHRNWPGADSP, from the coding sequence ATGAACCTGTTTGAGAGCATGCAGGTCTACGTGCTGGCCGTGGAAAAAGGCAGCCTCAGTGCCGCGGCATCGGCACTGGACATCTCCGCAACGATGGCCGGCAAGCACCTGCGCGCTCTGGAAGAACGGCTGGGCATGCAGCTGCTGAGCCGCACCACCCGACGGCAGCACATGACTGCTTTCGGTGAGGCCTACTACGGCCGCTGCAGGGAGATCCTGCGTCTGGTGGAGGAAACAGATGCGCAGGCCCAGCACCAGCATCTGGCACCGGCCGGCAAACTGCGGATCAGTGCACCGGTGATCTTCGGCACGCATGCGCTGGTGCCGGCACTGTCGACCTACATGGACCGCTACCCCGAGGTCAGCGTCGAACTGGTCCTGACCGATCGCGTGGTCGAACTGGCCGATGAGGGGTTCGAGGCCGCCATCCGCATCGGCACGCTTGCCGACGCCACGCATCTCGTAGCGCGTCCGCTCAGCCCCTACCGACTGACCTTGTGTGCAGCACCGGCCTATCTCGCACGGCATGGCACGCCGCACAGCGTGCAGGCGCTGCGGCAGCATCACTGCCTGTCGCTGGACCCGGCAGCGCTGTCGCACTGGCTGGGCGACGAGGCGACGTCGGCGGGGCAGCTACCCTCAGGACGCCTGCAGATCAACAACGGCGAAGCGTTGCGGCAGGCTGCGCTGCAGGGCCTGGGCATCATCCTGCAGTCGAGCCTGCTGCTGGCGGCGGACATCGATGACGGCGGCCTGGTCCCGTTGCTGCCGGAACTTGGGCGGCGCGGCCGGCCCATGCACGTGGTCTATCCGCATGACCGCTATCACTCGACCCGGCTGCGCAGCTTCGTGGATTTCCTGATCGAGCGGTTTCCGTACGAAGCCGCTGACCATCGCAACTGGCCAGGCGCAGACAGCCCATAA
- a CDS encoding SDR family oxidoreductase: protein MKLDLEGRTALVTGAGSGIGAGVARVLAALGVRVAITARRQASLQSVADTIEAAGGPVPPVLLGDLTDADVVKRIARASLDALQRVDILVNAAGGARLAGVAAADEVWDEAMALNFSAARRLTQALLPSMRANGWGRVINLSGSMEPRAVNAASPAKAALHLWSKGLSCDVAGEGITINSIAPGRINSAQILDRLHPTEESRRDFIARNIPMGRFGEPEEVAHLVAFLASPLAGYITGTVIPVDGGMHYFAH from the coding sequence ATGAAGCTGGATCTTGAAGGCCGTACCGCGCTGGTCACCGGCGCAGGCAGTGGTATCGGCGCGGGTGTCGCGCGGGTGCTGGCGGCATTGGGTGTACGTGTTGCGATCACTGCGCGGCGGCAGGCGTCGTTGCAATCGGTGGCGGACACGATCGAGGCGGCGGGTGGACCGGTACCGCCCGTGCTGCTGGGCGATCTCACCGACGCCGACGTTGTAAAGCGCATCGCCCGTGCATCGCTGGATGCGTTGCAGCGCGTGGACATCCTGGTCAATGCGGCCGGGGGCGCACGGCTGGCCGGGGTAGCGGCAGCGGATGAGGTGTGGGACGAAGCGATGGCGCTGAATTTCTCGGCGGCACGGCGACTGACGCAGGCATTGCTGCCATCAATGCGGGCCAATGGCTGGGGGCGTGTCATCAACCTCAGCGGGTCGATGGAGCCGCGTGCGGTGAATGCCGCGAGCCCGGCGAAGGCGGCGCTGCATCTGTGGAGCAAGGGGCTGTCCTGCGATGTGGCGGGCGAGGGCATCACCATCAACTCGATCGCCCCGGGGCGGATCAACAGCGCGCAGATCCTGGATCGGCTGCATCCCACGGAGGAGAGCCGGCGTGACTTCATCGCCCGCAATATTCCGATGGGGCGTTTCGGCGAACCGGAGGAGGTGGCGCATCTGGTCGCGTTTCTGGCCTCCCCGCTGGCGGGGTACATCACCGGGACGGTGATTCCGGTGGATGGAGGCATGCACTACTTCGCGCACTAG
- a CDS encoding serine hydrolase domain-containing protein, which yields MKKNSLRRPIRSAATGLLGMLMPLALSTTAQTSPALPPMPTNIETAAGGAVAHTQPAAYRTGLVPQVQLPAAGFNVANIESMAQQLTYGERVPGMAVAIVQGGRVLSARGYGVTDVNNPLPVDAHTVFRLASLSKAFAGTMAGLLVNDGTLRWDSKVTDYVPGFRLNSPEATDRLTVADVLSHRVGLPYNAYDRDIEGNAEYYALTQKLANTGLKCLPGDCYAYQNVAFSLIGDVVYAASGSFYEQSVERRIFKPLGMNDASLGLAGIQASSRWARPHVRSRNGWVSLTPKPTYYRVAPAAGVNASASDMAQWLLAHTGHRPDVLPAPLLATLHSSLINTPGEMRSGWRRERLHSAGYALGWRTFDYAGHDVVFHAGAVQGYRGLVALVPERDLGIAIMWNGESGLPSGLLPTVLDAALGLPSQRWLDVDTDFGSDNLMAEGAAPAQQDKRKGKGASGNRAVASPR from the coding sequence ATGAAAAAGAACAGCCTGCGTCGTCCGATCCGTTCGGCGGCCACCGGTTTGCTGGGCATGTTGATGCCCCTTGCCTTGTCCACCACCGCGCAGACCTCGCCGGCCCTGCCGCCGATGCCGACCAACATCGAAACCGCTGCCGGTGGCGCCGTCGCCCACACCCAGCCTGCGGCCTACCGCACCGGGCTGGTGCCGCAGGTGCAGTTGCCGGCGGCTGGCTTCAACGTCGCCAACATCGAATCGATGGCGCAGCAGCTCACCTATGGCGAGCGCGTGCCGGGCATGGCCGTGGCCATCGTCCAGGGCGGTCGAGTACTCAGCGCGCGCGGCTACGGCGTCACCGACGTCAACAACCCGTTGCCGGTCGACGCCCACACCGTGTTCCGCCTGGCGTCACTGTCCAAGGCCTTCGCCGGCACCATGGCTGGCCTGCTGGTCAACGACGGCACCCTGCGCTGGGACAGCAAGGTCACCGACTACGTGCCGGGTTTCCGCCTGAACTCGCCGGAGGCGACCGACCGCCTGACCGTGGCCGATGTACTCAGCCACCGCGTCGGCCTGCCGTACAACGCCTACGACCGCGACATCGAAGGCAATGCCGAGTACTACGCGCTGACCCAGAAGCTGGCCAACACCGGCCTGAAGTGCCTGCCGGGCGACTGCTACGCCTACCAGAACGTGGCCTTCAGCCTGATCGGCGACGTTGTCTACGCCGCCTCCGGCAGCTTCTACGAGCAGTCGGTCGAACGCCGCATCTTCAAGCCGCTGGGCATGAACGATGCCAGTCTCGGCCTGGCCGGCATCCAGGCCAGCTCGCGCTGGGCGCGCCCGCACGTGCGCAGCCGCAATGGCTGGGTATCGCTGACGCCGAAACCGACCTACTACCGTGTCGCCCCTGCTGCCGGCGTCAACGCCAGTGCCAGTGACATGGCGCAGTGGCTGCTGGCTCATACCGGCCACCGTCCGGACGTGCTGCCGGCGCCGCTGCTGGCGACCCTGCACTCCAGCCTGATCAACACGCCGGGCGAGATGCGCTCGGGCTGGCGACGCGAGCGCCTGCACTCGGCGGGTTACGCGCTGGGCTGGCGCACCTTCGACTATGCCGGTCACGATGTCGTGTTCCATGCCGGTGCCGTGCAGGGTTACCGCGGCCTGGTCGCATTGGTGCCCGAGCGCGACCTCGGCATCGCCATCATGTGGAACGGCGAAAGCGGCCTGCCCAGCGGCCTGTTGCCGACCGTGCTCGACGCAGCCCTCGGTCTGCCGTCGCAGCGCTGGCTGGATGTGGACACCGACTTCGGCAGCGACAACCTGATGGCCGAAGGCGCCGCCCCTGCACAGCAGGACAAGCGCAAGGGCAAGGGCGCTTCGGGCAATCGCGCGGTGGCGTCGCCGCGCTGA